One window of Chloroflexus aggregans DSM 9485 genomic DNA carries:
- a CDS encoding glycosyltransferase family 39 protein has protein sequence MRHIGLRWLDRILLGFLIGLLVLYLWYAAEHVRLLFAFPFPLDYGEGPLLAQVSRLAGGEPIWRLYADPAQEPFLIVNYPPLFLLLSAGLTGLIGMPLVAGRLIALVATIAATAALAALIGRRGAWLTLIWLTVPVVREWMPLMRVDLLGVALGLWAVWVAGHEQLPPIWRGALAGLLAVGCLLTKPSLIAGPLAAGTILLAEWIRLRPQPEPHARYALLTFLATATLAGGGIVAALAWATHGWFLIHVIAANANRWEADLALGFWRQQLTLRWPLAIAALIGGAIVWRTERRKMLLPALTYTLAGTLGAIGVGKVGAYANYFFEWYAGLIWLCGLGWSTLAAMNQRLSVRALAMSSLLILSLLYYPPLWDANRLRPAGLIEPGPPRLAFGQYGLWADARREADVLAALTRTGTELAREARTAGPVIFTDLPGLASGAGITARIPVFEFRQLLDQGLADQTTLLQELANGKLPLILLDYLGNWLTPEMITIIQHRYAQDGSLGLIDRYRPVATGPAQPPLQPVAAGGVQLAGVQLAPPLGVAYEPGQLLTLSLQWQRIDQHPADNLTVVVRVLFAGNRVAAHSELPLLYGALPPARWSTTAPIEHMQPIALPLELLPGTYQLAVGLRDSNGHDLIAPQPVATIAVEAQGGSFFTETGYFVPVAFMRAWAELGAVERAGWPLTPAVPFGWGWLQCFERVCLEARDSTISIRSLGRELYLAETIRSAQCFTGTPATTICPGFTNYSEQMAELGPPLSGELFRNGWIVQWTEYARLERSTDGTDFGLGRLGDETLRLPPGVRYRWPGNTTIERR, from the coding sequence ATGAGACATATAGGATTACGTTGGCTTGATCGCATATTGTTGGGCTTCCTGATCGGTCTGCTGGTTCTCTACCTCTGGTACGCCGCCGAGCACGTTCGATTGCTGTTCGCTTTTCCTTTCCCGCTTGATTACGGCGAGGGGCCGCTGTTGGCGCAGGTAAGCCGCTTGGCCGGCGGCGAACCGATCTGGCGTTTGTATGCTGATCCAGCGCAAGAGCCGTTTTTGATTGTCAATTACCCGCCACTCTTTTTACTGCTGAGTGCCGGTCTAACCGGTCTGATCGGTATGCCATTAGTTGCCGGACGATTGATCGCGCTCGTCGCTACAATCGCAGCGACTGCGGCGCTGGCCGCACTTATCGGGCGGCGCGGGGCATGGCTGACCTTGATCTGGTTGACTGTACCGGTGGTACGCGAGTGGATGCCGCTGATGCGGGTGGATCTGCTCGGTGTGGCACTGGGGTTGTGGGCCGTGTGGGTGGCCGGCCACGAGCAGCTGCCGCCGATCTGGCGCGGCGCGCTGGCCGGTCTCTTGGCGGTTGGCTGCCTCTTGACCAAGCCCTCACTGATCGCCGGGCCGCTGGCCGCCGGTACGATCTTGCTCGCCGAATGGATCCGGCTCCGTCCCCAACCCGAACCGCATGCTCGTTATGCCTTACTGACGTTTCTCGCGACTGCAACGCTGGCCGGTGGTGGCATCGTAGCAGCTCTTGCCTGGGCCACCCACGGCTGGTTCCTGATCCACGTGATAGCCGCCAACGCAAACCGCTGGGAAGCAGACTTAGCCCTCGGCTTCTGGCGGCAGCAACTGACGCTGCGTTGGCCTCTCGCCATCGCCGCCCTGATCGGTGGAGCTATTGTGTGGCGCACCGAACGACGGAAGATGCTCCTCCCGGCCCTCACCTACACATTGGCCGGCACCCTCGGCGCGATCGGTGTGGGCAAGGTCGGTGCGTATGCCAACTACTTCTTCGAATGGTACGCCGGTCTGATTTGGCTGTGCGGCTTGGGATGGAGCACGCTCGCCGCTATGAACCAACGTCTGTCTGTCCGCGCACTTGCAATGAGCAGCCTGCTGATCCTCAGTCTGCTCTACTATCCGCCGTTGTGGGACGCCAACCGGCTGCGTCCGGCAGGGTTGATCGAGCCTGGCCCACCTCGCTTGGCCTTTGGTCAGTATGGATTGTGGGCCGACGCCCGGCGTGAAGCCGACGTGCTGGCGGCATTGACGCGCACCGGTACGGAGTTAGCGCGCGAAGCACGCACCGCCGGGCCGGTCATCTTCACCGATTTGCCCGGTCTCGCCAGTGGAGCCGGTATCACTGCCCGCATTCCCGTCTTCGAGTTTCGCCAATTACTCGATCAAGGTTTAGCCGATCAGACCACGCTGTTGCAAGAATTAGCGAACGGCAAACTACCGTTGATCTTGCTCGATTACCTCGGTAACTGGTTGACGCCAGAGATGATCACGATTATTCAGCACCGGTATGCCCAAGACGGTTCGTTGGGACTGATCGACCGCTACCGGCCGGTGGCGACCGGGCCGGCCCAACCGCCATTGCAGCCGGTGGCGGCAGGTGGAGTGCAACTGGCCGGGGTGCAACTGGCCCCACCGCTCGGTGTCGCCTACGAACCGGGCCAACTACTCACGCTCAGCTTGCAATGGCAGCGGATCGATCAGCATCCGGCAGACAACCTGACCGTCGTGGTGCGGGTGCTCTTTGCCGGCAATCGCGTCGCTGCCCACAGCGAACTACCCTTGCTCTATGGCGCACTACCGCCAGCGCGCTGGTCAACGACAGCTCCCATCGAGCACATGCAGCCAATTGCGTTGCCGCTCGAATTACTGCCCGGCACGTATCAACTAGCCGTCGGCTTGCGCGACAGCAATGGCCATGACCTCATCGCGCCGCAGCCGGTTGCTACGATTGCGGTTGAGGCGCAAGGCGGCAGCTTCTTTACCGAAACCGGCTACTTCGTGCCGGTAGCCTTTATGCGGGCGTGGGCCGAGCTTGGGGCAGTTGAACGGGCCGGCTGGCCGCTCACGCCGGCGGTGCCGTTTGGATGGGGATGGCTGCAATGCTTCGAGCGAGTGTGTCTCGAAGCACGTGATAGTACCATCTCCATACGGTCATTGGGCAGAGAGCTGTATCTCGCCGAAACGATACGTAGCGCACAGTGTTTCACCGGAACACCGGCGACAACGATCTGTCCGGGATTTACCAACTACAGCGAACAAATGGCCGAACTTGGCCCACCGCTAAGCGGTGAACTGTTCCGCAACGGTTGGATCGTGCAGTGGACGGAATACGCCCGCCTCGAACGCAGTACCGATGGCACTGACTTTGGCCTGGGCCGGCTCGGCGATGAGACGCTACGCTTGCCACCGGGGGTGCGCTACCGCTGGCCGGGTAACACGACCATCGAACGCAGGTAG